The Leptodactylus fuscus isolate aLepFus1 chromosome 1, aLepFus1.hap2, whole genome shotgun sequence nucleotide sequence TAGCACTTTGCGCCCTCCATGGTTTTCGTACAGGCCCCCTGTAGTGACGGCACTCAATGTTCTCACTGCCCTAGAATACAAATCTGACTCTGCGTTTCGGCTCTTTAGCTATTAGGTTCACTGCCAGTCATTCTTACACGGATAATTAACCAAATCCAACTAATTATTCAGAGTTTTATTTTGTAAATGAAGCCTTGAAATATCAATTATGACCTGTCTGTCATGTCCATGTAGAGGACCGAGCTCAGTGTCGCTGAGTCAATATCAGGTGTCCATCATGTGCCATGTCCTCAAGCATCTCCTCATACATCTCCACATGTCCACATACATGTCCTCATACATCTCTACATGTCCTCATACACCTTCTTAAACTTCTCCACATGTCCACATACATGTCCTCATACACCTCATTATACCTCTCCACATGTCCTCATACATCTCCACATGTCCACATACATGTCCTTATACATCTCCACACGTCCTCATGCATCTCCAAGTCCTCATACATCTCCACATCTCTTCAAACATTTCTTCATACATCTCCACATGTCCTCATACATTTCCACATGTCCTCATAGATCTCCTCATACATCTCTACATCTTCATACATCTCCACATCTCCTCATACATCTCTTCATACATCTCCACATATCCTCATACATCTCTACATCTCCTCATACATCTCCACATGTCCACATACATCTCCACATGTCCTCATACATCTCCTCATACATCTCTACGTCTTCATACATCTCCACATCTCCTCATACATCTCTTCATACATCTCCACATATCCTCATATATCTCTACATCGCCTCATACATCTCCACATGTCCACATACATCTCCACATGTCCTCATACACCTCCTTATACCGCTCAACATGTCCACATACATGTCCTCATACACCTCCTCATACATCTCCACATATCCTCATACACCTCCTCATACATCTCCACATATCCTCATACATCTCTATATGTCCTCATAAATCTCCTCATACATCTCCTCATACATCTCCACATGTCCTCATACATCTCCACGTCCTCATGCATCTCCTCATACATCTCTACATGTCCTCATACATTTCCACATGTCCTCATACATCTCCTCATACATCTCTACGTCTTCATACATCTCCACATCTCCTCATACATCTCTTCATACATCTCCACATATCCTCATACATCTCTACATCTCCTCATACATCTCCACATGTCCACATACATCTCCACATGTCCTCATACATCTCCTCATACATCTCTACGTCTTCATACATCTCCACATCTCCTCATACATCTCTTCATACATCTCCACATATCCTCATATATCTCTACATCTCTTCATACATCTCCACATGTCCTCATACATTTCCACATGTCCTCATACATCTCCTCATACATCTCTACGTCTTCATACATCTCCACATCTCCTCATACATCTCTTCATACATCTCCACATATCCTCATATATCTCTACATCTCCTCATACATCTCCACATGTCCACATACATCTCCACATGTCCTCATACATCTCCACATGTCCACATACATCTCCACATGTCCACATACATCTCCACATGTCCTCATACACCTCCTTATACCGCTCAACATGTCCACATACATGTCCTCATACACCTCCTCATACATCTCCACATATCCTCATACACCTCCTCATACATCTCCACATATCCTCATACATCTCTATATGTCCTCATAAATCTCCTCATACATCTCCTCATACATCTCCACATGTCCTCATACATCTCCACGTCCTCATGCATCTCCTCATACATCTCTACGTCTTCATACATCTCCACATCTCCTCATACATCTCTTCATACATCTCCACATATCCTCATACATCTCTACATCTCCTCATACATTTCCACATGTCCACATACATCTCCACATGTCCTCATACATCTCCTCATACATCTCTACGTCTTCATACATCTCCACATCTCCTCATACATCTCTTCATACATCTCCACATATCCTCATATATCTCTACATCTCTTCATACATCTCCACATGTCCTCATACATTTCCACATGTCCTCATACATCTCCTCATACATCTCTACGTCTTCATACATCTCCACATCTCCTCATACATCTCTTCATACATCTCCACATATCCTCATATATCTCTACATCTCCTCATACATCTCCACATGTCCACATACATCTCCACATGTCCTCATACATCTCCACATGTCCACATACATCTCCACATGTCCACATACATCTCCACATGTCCTCATACACCTCCTTATACCGCTCAACATGTCCACATACATGTCCTCATACACCTCCTCATACATCTCCACATATCCTCATACACCTCCTCATACATCTCCACATATCCTCATACATCTCTATATGTCCTCATAAATCTCCTCATACATCTCCTCATACATCTCCACATGTCCTCATACATCTCCACGTCCTCATGCATCTCCTCATACATCTCTACATGTCCTCATACATTTCCACATGTCCTCATACATCTCCTCATACATCTCTACGTCTTCATACATCTCCACATCTCCTCATACATCTTTTCATACATCTCCACGTCCTCATGCATCTCCTCATACATCTCTACATGTCCTCATACATCTCCATGTCCTCATACATATCCACATTTCCTCATACATCTCTACATCTCCTCATACATCTTTTCATACATCTCCACGTCCTCATGCATCTCCTCATACATCTCTACATGTCCTCATACATCTCCATGTCCTCATACATATCCACATTTCCTCATACATCTCTTCATACATCTCCACATATCCTCATACATCTCCACATGTCCTCATACATCTCCACGTCCTCATGCATCTCCTCATACATCTCTACATGTCCTCATACATCTCCATGTCCTCATACATATCCACATTTCCTCATACATCTCTTCATACATCTCCACATATCCTCATACATCTTCACATGTCCTCATACATCTCATACATCTCCACATGTCCTCATACATCTTCTCATATATCTCCACATGTCATCATACATCTCTCCACATGTCCTCATACATCTCCACATGTCATCATACATCTCCTTATACCTCTCCACATGTCCACATACGTGTCCTCATACATTTTCATGTGTTCTCGTACATCTCCTCATACATCTCCTTATACCTCTCCATATGTCCACATACGTGTCCTCATACATCTCCACATGTTCTCATACATCTCCTCATACATCTTCACGTGTCCTCATACATCTCCACCGGACAAACTTTTActgcttaataaaaaaaaaaaattgaagaggAGAAAAGTCAGTTCATGAACTTGCCCTGGCTGGAAAGTAGTGCAAAGTCTGATGTGGAATTTCATCATGGATCCAGAGAAGTAGAATGGGCCTGTCTGCAGGTTGTCTGGGAAGTCCCTAAAATCTTCTCCGGTGATAATATCTGAAGTGCAATGGAGGACAGAAAACAGTCAGGTCTCCTCAAGTCCTTGAGGCTCTTCAAGCTGCCAATAAAGACTGATTAAAGTTGGCTGAACTGTCTATTTCAGTCAGACTAAAAGACGATCTTCTGTGTTTGGGGGTCTCCAGACTCTTTACCAAGGTCATTCTGGAGAAGGAATTAGTTACATGGTGGAATCCTGCATACCTGATACATTGTTACTAATGGagatgagctaccagcagaggaaCCAAAGGGTTCTGGAGAGGACAGAGGTGTCTGGATCAAAAACATGGGTCGGGAAGAGGACAGGGGTCTTAGGAGACTGCGGAGTATGGAGGGAAGAGGGAGGTCTGAAAGAAGATGCTGGAGAGAACAGAGAAGTCATAAGAGGACAGGGGAGCAAAGCAGTCTGGAGAAGATCTGGAGAGGAAGGTTTTACAGGGAACTGAAGACTAACACCATTACAATACTGGGCATTTTGGCTCACTCAGCAGGTGTCCTCTTGGATCTGTCTTTGATGGTTTTttggtgtccatcattttgaGCCTCTTGGTGTCCATTAATGTGACCTGGAAAGTCTTAGAGGTCTCCTTGAGTCATTTGTAGAACTTGAAGGTTCAGGAACTTTTTCCATATCATTTCCAGGGAGTTATCCAAAACCTTGTGAATTGAGTTCCTTTAGACATCTTCTGGATCTGAGCCTCTGAACTTCTTCTACTTGAGGGGTTGTGTGAGCCATTGATCAGACATGTAGTTTATGAAGTCTCTCTTCATGGTCCAATGGTCCCATAGTCAGTACTATTGAGGACACCAAGACCAAGACGGGGGTGTCAGTATTTGGATGTTGGTCACTATTCTTTGGTTCCTTGGCACCAGTTCAAAATTTGTACCAGCAGCCACCCCTGACCAAAACTGGTGTCTTCTTGGACTTCTCTTGGTGTCCTGGTGAGAATGATGGCTCTTGGAGGCCATCATTGTGACCTGAACACCAGGAGGGGGTTGTAGGTATGGCCGATTGTCATGAAAGTAACCGAAAGCTCCTCAGCCCCAGTACTGGTGTCCTTTTGGATTTCTCCTAGGTGCTTGGAGTCA carries:
- the LOC142192352 gene encoding uncharacterized protein LOC142192352, which translates into the protein MHLLIHLYMSSYISTCPHTSPHTSLRLHTSPHLLIHLFIHLHISSYISTSPHTSPHVHIHLHMSSYISSYISTSSYISTSPHTSLHTSPHILIYLYISSYISTCPHTFPHVLIHLLIHLYVFIHLHISSYISSYISTYPHISLHLLIHLHMSTYISTCPHTSPHVHIHLHIQTKRRSSVFGGLQTLYQGHSGEGISYMVESCIPDTLLLMEMSYQQRNQRVLERTEVSGSKTWVGKRTGVLGDCGVWREEGGLKEDAGENREVIRGQGSKAVWRRSGEEGFTGN